A genomic region of Desulfosarcina ovata subsp. ovata contains the following coding sequences:
- a CDS encoding ExeA family protein, whose amino-acid sequence MYESFYGLKKKPFQITTDPSFLWMGKTHREALSTLKYGVMDNKGFLLLTGDVGTGKTTLINRLVADIKDRAYTAKVPDPGLSKYDFYRMVSRYFGLPIDVRTKSDFLEPFSRFLDDAYKEKKSVLLLIDEAQRLKQDLMEEIRLLSNLERQDAKLLNIFFVGQNEFNSILLQPENRALMRRITITYNLDPLNQEETAEYIRHRLNTAGAGYEIFSSAAMEEVYRFSNGFPRQINIISDLAMFFSSQTGQRTISRKVVVQCRERLSFAVDTAGGKMPDNVRAPAPRQHYRPPLKRRSRWLASPWRMAALILIVLITAAVCAPVQWKNSAGQWIGDLFWRYFERPAPTIDPIPRSDAEDNLAPISLESVDFAPVVAELPLLTPTPPPELHFPGSRETAGVESLRPIAIDAPPQEDDFTASTAETPDPGAAIDWLLKKR is encoded by the coding sequence ATGTATGAATCCTTTTACGGGCTGAAGAAAAAACCTTTTCAGATTACCACGGATCCCAGTTTCCTGTGGATGGGCAAAACGCACCGCGAGGCCCTTTCAACCCTCAAATACGGGGTGATGGACAACAAGGGCTTTTTGTTGCTCACCGGTGATGTGGGAACGGGCAAGACCACCCTGATCAATCGCCTGGTGGCCGACATCAAAGACCGGGCATACACCGCCAAAGTGCCTGATCCGGGACTCAGCAAGTACGATTTCTACCGTATGGTTTCACGGTATTTCGGCCTGCCCATTGACGTGCGTACCAAGAGTGACTTTCTGGAGCCTTTCAGCCGTTTTCTCGACGATGCCTACAAGGAGAAAAAATCGGTCCTGCTACTCATTGACGAGGCCCAGCGGCTCAAGCAAGACCTGATGGAGGAGATTCGCCTGCTGTCCAACCTTGAACGGCAGGACGCCAAACTGCTCAATATCTTTTTCGTCGGTCAGAACGAGTTCAATTCCATCCTGCTGCAGCCGGAAAACCGGGCGTTGATGCGCAGGATTACGATTACCTACAACCTTGATCCGTTGAATCAGGAGGAGACCGCCGAGTATATCCGCCATCGCCTCAACACCGCCGGTGCCGGGTACGAAATCTTTTCCAGTGCGGCCATGGAAGAGGTTTACCGATTTTCCAACGGGTTTCCCCGCCAGATCAACATCATTTCTGACCTGGCCATGTTTTTTTCCTCCCAGACAGGCCAGCGGACCATCAGCCGGAAAGTGGTCGTCCAGTGCCGTGAACGACTCTCCTTTGCGGTGGATACAGCGGGTGGAAAAATGCCGGACAATGTGCGCGCACCTGCGCCGAGGCAACACTACCGTCCTCCCCTGAAGCGGCGATCGCGCTGGCTTGCCTCCCCATGGAGGATGGCCGCCCTGATCCTGATCGTCCTGATCACAGCGGCAGTTTGCGCGCCGGTGCAATGGAAGAACAGCGCCGGACAGTGGATCGGTGACCTTTTCTGGCGTTATTTTGAACGCCCTGCGCCTACCATCGACCCGATACCCCGGTCCGATGCAGAGGACAACCTGGCGCCGATCAGTCTTGAGTCCGTTGATTTTGCGCCGGTGGTGGCCGAACTGCCGCTGCTGACGCCAACGCCGCCGCCCGAACTCCATTTTCCCGGATCGCGTGAGACCGCAGGGGTGGAATCGTTGCGGCCGATAGCGATCGATGCTCCGCCTCAGGAAGATGACTTCACGGCTTCGACAGCCGAAACACCCGATCCGGGGGCGGCCATCGATTGGCTGCTGAAAAAGCGGTAG
- a CDS encoding TAXI family TRAP transporter solute-binding subunit, with amino-acid sequence MKRCVAGATGGIVLLLALFHPALSAEKEQTFLAITTGGRKSTAYHIGLDLKDLSKWYNLHLAACPSKGSVENIFAVSQRPGNHLGIVQTDVLAFVSKFNADPQLARIEKTVRWVYPLYQQEVHLLASDTVSHFSDLSGKRVGIGLPESGSYLTSRLLFEIVGVTPRKLFILDDARALAALKAGTLDAMLVIDGIPVKRLVTDIQPADRLHLVSIIHKGIRSFYPAARIPAGTYAWQTADVETVSVGTVLVAYNFHDYHCDAIGELAYLIRENLSWLKANGHPKWQTVDLDGHVQGWRPYDCVTGYIPPVDLRANPSLRANPSNPVAKAIQTVFRP; translated from the coding sequence ATGAAACGATGCGTGGCAGGGGCAACGGGTGGGATCGTGTTGCTGCTCGCGTTGTTTCATCCTGCCCTGTCTGCGGAAAAAGAGCAGACCTTCCTGGCAATTACGACGGGCGGGAGAAAAAGCACCGCCTATCATATCGGTTTGGATCTGAAGGACCTATCCAAATGGTACAACCTGCATCTGGCCGCCTGCCCCTCCAAAGGATCGGTTGAAAATATTTTTGCCGTATCCCAGCGCCCGGGAAATCATCTGGGGATCGTGCAGACCGATGTGCTCGCCTTTGTGTCCAAGTTCAATGCGGATCCGCAATTGGCCCGGATTGAAAAAACCGTCAGGTGGGTTTATCCGCTTTACCAACAGGAGGTTCACCTGCTGGCCAGTGACACCGTATCGCATTTCAGCGATCTTTCGGGCAAACGCGTGGGGATCGGCCTTCCGGAGAGCGGCAGTTACCTGACCAGTCGCCTGCTTTTTGAGATTGTCGGCGTGACGCCCCGGAAGCTGTTCATTCTCGATGATGCCCGGGCACTCGCCGCCCTCAAGGCCGGTACCCTGGACGCCATGCTGGTTATTGACGGGATTCCGGTGAAACGACTGGTGACGGATATCCAACCGGCTGACCGACTGCATCTGGTTTCCATCATCCACAAGGGGATTCGTTCCTTCTATCCGGCGGCCCGAATTCCCGCCGGCACCTATGCCTGGCAGACTGCCGATGTGGAAACCGTATCTGTCGGAACAGTGCTGGTGGCCTATAATTTTCATGACTACCACTGCGACGCCATCGGTGAACTGGCCTATCTGATCCGGGAAAACCTGTCCTGGCTGAAGGCCAACGGACATCCCAAATGGCAGACCGTCGACCTGGATGGCCATGTTCAAGGCTGGCGGCCTTATGATTGCGTCACCGGTTACATTCCACCGGTCGATTTACGGGCCAACCCATCGCTGCGCGCCAATCCATCCAATCCGGTTGCCAAAGCGATCCAAACGGTATTTCGCCCATGA
- the feoB gene encoding ferrous iron transport protein B, producing the protein MNICVALGGNPNAGKTTLFNALTGSRQHVGNYPGVTVDRKEGRYVQNGHDMHIVDLPGTYSLTAYSVEEVVARDFLVNECPQVTINIVDASNLERNLYLTIQFLELGIPTCVALNMIDVARSRGIEVDHQKLTRLLGVPVIPIVARSGLGKQALMDAVARVAEAPRPQPLRVSYGRDLETAIQEMEPLISENAFLTALYPTRWIALKYLENDAQILEKGRSTDKAVSDQLEAVTRKVSAHIEETLETYPEAMIADHRYGFISSLLKQGILKECHDRNRLFLSDRIDKVLVNRFAGPLIMFGVLLALYQFVFTYSEVPVGWCESFFEWLADTISGQLADGLLKSLIVSGIIDGVGGVLGFVPLILFMFFGIAILEDSGYLARVAFMLDRVFQMFGLHGSSVMAYIVSGGIAGGCAVPGVMATRTLRSPKERIATLLTAPFMNCGAKLPVFALLIAAFFPAHQARMMFILTLISWSGALLAAKLLRLTVVKGPSTPFVMELPPYRLPTFRGLMIHTWERTWQYVKKAGTVILGISVLLWAAMTFPRMPDGQIETYAAQRSQIIAAAPSAVVAELEQAVGDNSLSADAARLKSELLVVQGRQSAEALRHSLAGRIGSTLEVVSRWAGFDWRTNIALLGGFAAKEVIVSTLGTAYSLGAVDVQGGDSLSARLVAEPGWRVLTAWSVIIFVMFYAPCFITVVCIARESSWRWGIFSMIFNTSLAFLLAVGIYQVGSALGY; encoded by the coding sequence ATGAATATCTGTGTTGCTCTGGGTGGGAACCCCAACGCGGGGAAGACCACCCTTTTTAATGCCCTTACGGGGTCCCGCCAGCATGTGGGCAATTACCCCGGTGTGACCGTGGACCGCAAGGAGGGACGCTATGTGCAAAACGGGCACGACATGCACATCGTCGACCTTCCCGGCACTTACTCCCTGACCGCTTACAGTGTTGAAGAGGTCGTGGCCCGTGATTTTCTGGTCAACGAGTGCCCGCAGGTGACCATCAACATTGTCGATGCATCCAACCTGGAGCGCAACCTCTATCTGACCATCCAGTTCCTTGAGCTGGGAATCCCCACCTGTGTGGCCCTGAACATGATCGATGTGGCCCGCAGCCGCGGCATTGAGGTCGATCATCAGAAGCTGACCCGGTTGCTGGGGGTGCCGGTGATTCCCATCGTGGCCCGCAGCGGGCTGGGCAAACAGGCGCTCATGGATGCCGTGGCGCGTGTCGCCGAGGCTCCCCGGCCGCAGCCCTTACGGGTTTCCTACGGCCGCGACCTGGAAACCGCGATCCAGGAGATGGAACCACTGATATCTGAAAACGCCTTTCTCACAGCGCTTTATCCGACCCGCTGGATTGCTTTGAAGTATCTGGAAAATGATGCCCAGATCCTTGAAAAGGGGAGAAGCACGGACAAAGCGGTTTCCGACCAGCTGGAGGCGGTGACGCGAAAAGTCAGCGCGCACATCGAGGAGACCCTGGAGACGTACCCGGAGGCCATGATCGCCGATCATCGCTACGGATTCATCAGTTCCCTGCTCAAACAGGGCATTCTCAAGGAGTGCCACGACCGGAACCGGCTCTTTCTTTCCGATCGTATCGACAAGGTGCTGGTAAACCGGTTTGCCGGTCCGCTGATCATGTTTGGGGTGCTCCTTGCCCTGTACCAGTTTGTCTTTACTTACAGCGAAGTACCGGTGGGCTGGTGTGAATCCTTTTTCGAATGGCTGGCCGATACCATTTCCGGCCAGCTTGCCGACGGACTGCTCAAATCCCTGATCGTTTCCGGGATTATCGACGGGGTCGGCGGAGTGCTCGGTTTCGTGCCCCTGATTCTGTTCATGTTTTTCGGCATCGCCATTTTGGAGGACTCGGGATACCTGGCGCGGGTGGCCTTCATGCTCGACCGGGTGTTCCAGATGTTCGGCCTGCATGGCAGCTCGGTCATGGCCTATATCGTCTCAGGCGGCATTGCCGGCGGTTGTGCCGTTCCGGGGGTGATGGCCACCCGGACCCTGCGCTCGCCCAAAGAGCGGATCGCCACGCTGCTGACGGCCCCGTTCATGAACTGCGGAGCCAAGCTGCCGGTGTTCGCCTTATTGATCGCCGCCTTTTTCCCGGCTCACCAGGCGCGGATGATGTTCATCCTGACCCTAATTTCCTGGAGCGGTGCCCTCCTGGCGGCCAAATTACTGCGCCTGACCGTGGTCAAGGGACCCTCGACCCCTTTTGTGATGGAACTGCCGCCTTACCGGTTGCCGACATTCCGCGGGTTGATGATCCACACCTGGGAGCGGACGTGGCAATATGTGAAAAAGGCCGGAACCGTTATCCTGGGCATTTCCGTTCTGCTGTGGGCCGCCATGACCTTCCCCCGGATGCCCGATGGCCAGATTGAAACCTACGCTGCCCAGCGCAGTCAGATCATTGCCGCGGCACCGTCCGCAGTGGTCGCCGAACTGGAACAGGCGGTTGGAGACAATTCCCTTTCCGCCGACGCCGCCCGGTTGAAAAGCGAATTGCTGGTTGTCCAGGGCCGCCAGTCGGCCGAGGCCCTGCGCCATAGTTTGGCCGGTCGCATTGGTAGCACGCTTGAAGTCGTCTCCCGCTGGGCCGGTTTTGACTGGCGTACCAATATTGCCTTGTTGGGGGGCTTTGCCGCCAAGGAGGTGATTGTTTCCACCCTGGGCACCGCCTATTCATTGGGGGCGGTGGATGTGCAAGGGGGCGACTCCCTGTCCGCCCGGCTGGTTGCCGAACCCGGGTGGCGTGTCCTGACGGCATGGAGCGTGATCATTTTTGTCATGTTCTACGCCCCCTGTTTTATCACAGTGGTCTGTATCGCCCGAGAATCCTCATGGCGCTGGGGGATCTTTTCGATGATCTTCAATACATCCCTGGCCTTTCTCCTGGCGGTCGGGATTTACCAGGTTGGCAGCGCCCTGGGGTACTGA
- a CDS encoding FeoB-associated Cys-rich membrane protein codes for METFIVGGIVIVAAIYVARIFYRGFIRKENCACGCSGCSLADSCDPPLPGDTPSNRSAD; via the coding sequence ATGGAGACATTCATCGTTGGTGGGATTGTTATTGTTGCGGCCATCTATGTGGCCCGTATTTTTTACCGAGGATTCATCCGCAAGGAAAATTGTGCCTGTGGCTGCAGCGGATGCAGCCTGGCCGATTCCTGCGATCCACCCCTGCCCGGGGACACCCCGTCAAACCGTTCAGCCGATTGA